The genome window TTCAGACCCCGAAACATATGGATCTGTTAATGATGCACATTCAAGAATGCTCGGAATAGATAGAATTTTTATAGAAAATCAAAAAGTTTACAATATTTATAAGGAAAAGAAAATTGCTGATATATATATTAGTGCTTATAAGGAAATCTTCGAGAATAAAAAACGCAAACAGTTTGAAGTAGAATTCAATAATAAGGAAGGCATCTTGCAGGTTTTATTTGTTACTGCAACCCCTAAGCTTGATAAAAAAGGTAATGTGGAATACATAATATGTACTGCAGATGATATTACACAAAGGAAACAATCTGAAGCAGAAATTAAATATCTCAGCTATCATGACAGGTTGACGGGACTATACAACAGAGCATTTTTTGAAGATGAGCTTAAGAGAATTGATGATGAATCAATACTCCCGATTTCAATTGTTATCGGTGATATTAACGGATTGAAAATTGCAAATGATGTTTTCGGACATTGCGAGGGAGACAAACTCCTGGTCAGGATTGCAAATATCTTAAAAGAAAGCTGCAGAGAAAAAGATATCATAGCAAGATGGGGTGGTGACGAGTTTGCAATAATTCTGCCGGGAACCTCAGAGCGAGAATCTTTTGAAGTATGCAAAAAAATAATTGATAAATGTAAGGAATCAAATAATGACCTTGTAAAAACAAATATTGCACTTGGAATTTCTACAAGAACCGATATGTCCAAGGATATCCAGCAAATGACCAAAGAGGCTGAAGACGGTATGTACAGGCACAAATTGCTTGATAACAAAAGCTCAAGGAGCTCATATGTTTCTTTACTGGAAAAAGCTCTTTTTGAAAGAAATTATGAAACAGAAGAACATGCGCAGAGGATGCGTAAAATGTCTGTTGAAATGGGAAAAGCAATCGGTCTTTCAGGAAGTAAGCTCGATGAGCTAAATCTTCTTGCTGCATTACATGATATAGGCAAAATTGCTATACCGGACCATATTTTGCTTAAAAATGGTTCGTTAACCGAGGAAGAGTTTGAAACAATGAAAAAGCACCCTGAAATAGGTTATAGAATTGCAGTGTTGTCACCTGAGCTAGCACCTATAGCAGAAGCTATTCTTACCCATCATGAGAGATGGGATGGCAAAGGATATCCACAAGGTATAAAAGGGAAGGATATTCAAGAAATTTCGAGAATAATATCTATAGTTGATGCTTTTGATGTTATGACTAACAAGAGGCCGTATAAGGATGCAGTGAGTAAGGAAGAGGCATTAAGTGAAATAAAAAAATGTTCAGGGACTCAGTTTGATCCTGAACTGGTAAAGGTTTTCATAGATCTAATTGGAAAATCAAACTAAATGCAAATATGAAAACTTTATTATGGCTTAAAGACATTTTTATTGCACAAAATAATTTCAATAAGATAAATCCGCAACTTGAGGAGGAGCAAAAAATGGAAGAGAATAAATCTTCAGGACAGAAGCTTCAGGAGCAGCTTTTATATAGTACAAAAAATGCCTGGGAAAAATCTTCGGATGAGGATAAAAAGAATTCATTTGAATTTTGTGAAAAATATAAAAATTTCTTAGATAAAGGAAAAACTGAAAGGGAGTTTACTGAAGAGGTAGAGAAAGCAGCGCTGGAAGCCGGTTTTGTAAAAACAGAAGATATATTAAAGTCTGGGAAAAAGTTAACTTCAGGAATGAAAGTATACGAAGTTAACAGAGGTAAATCCGTTGTTTTAGCTATAATCGGGAACAAACCACTCGTAGAAGGGTTAAATATAATCGGAGCTCATATTGATTCTCCTAGGATTGATCTAAAACAAAATCCTGTATATGAAGATTCCGGGTTGGTTCTTCTGAAAACTCATTATTATGGAGGAATCAAGAAGTACCAATGGGTAACTATACCATTGGCTCTTCATGGCATTTTAGTCAAAGGCAATGGTGAAACTGTAAAAGTTAATATAGGGGAAGATGAAAGCGATTGCGTATTTACCATTACAGATTTACTGCCGCATCTTGCAGCAGACCAAATGCATAAAAAGATGAGCGATGCGATAACAGGCGAGGGATTAAACCTTTTATTCGGATCAATTCCTTATAACGATGAAAAAATAAAAGAAAAAGTTAAACTAAACATATTAAAACTTCTGAATGATAAATACGGAATCATAGAGGAAGACTTTATTTCTGCAGAGCTGGAAATTGTTCCTGCATTTAGGGCAAAAGATGTAGGCTTTGACAGAAGTATGGTTGGTGCATATGGACAGGATGACAGGGTATGTGCTTATAGTGCTTTTAAAGCACTTATAGATGCTGAAAGAGTAGAAAGAACAGCAGTTTGCATCCTAACTGATAAGGAGGAAATCGGTAGTGTAGGGAATACAGGTGCAGAATCGGTGCTTTTTGAAAATTTTGCAGCAGCCCTTTGTGCTTATAGTACGGATAACTATTCAGATATTATGTTTAGGAAATGTCTTGTCAATTCAAGAATGCTTTCAGCAGACGTAAATCCTGGCGTCGATCCTAACTACGAGGGTGTACAGGATAAGCGAAACGCCTCATACATGGGTAAAGGACCGGTAATACAAAAATATACAGGCGTAAGAGGTAAGGTAGGAGGAAGTGATGCAAACGCTGAATTTCTCGGTTTTGTAAGAAAGTTATTGAATGAAAACAATATCCTTTGGCAAACAGGAGAGCTTGGAAAAGTAGATCAGGG of Clostridia bacterium contains these proteins:
- a CDS encoding aminopeptidase, whose translation is MEENKSSGQKLQEQLLYSTKNAWEKSSDEDKKNSFEFCEKYKNFLDKGKTEREFTEEVEKAALEAGFVKTEDILKSGKKLTSGMKVYEVNRGKSVVLAIIGNKPLVEGLNIIGAHIDSPRIDLKQNPVYEDSGLVLLKTHYYGGIKKYQWVTIPLALHGILVKGNGETVKVNIGEDESDCVFTITDLLPHLAADQMHKKMSDAITGEGLNLLFGSIPYNDEKIKEKVKLNILKLLNDKYGIIEEDFISAELEIVPAFRAKDVGFDRSMVGAYGQDDRVCAYSAFKALIDAERVERTAVCILTDKEEIGSVGNTGAESVLFENFAAALCAYSTDNYSDIMFRKCLVNSRMLSADVNPGVDPNYEGVQDKRNASYMGKGPVIQKYTGVRGKVGGSDANAEFLGFVRKLLNENNILWQTGELGKVDQGGGGTIAEYIANLGVDVLDCGVPILSMHSPFEITSKIDIYLNYKANIFFYRSV